The Candidatus Amarolinea dominans DNA segment ACGAATTTACACGAAAACAAAAAATAATTCGTGTCAATTCGTGCAATTCGTGGCAAAAAAGTCTTACGGCGTGAGGCGGCCGAGGTCGCGCGGGAAGAGGGTGGCCAGGCGGATGTTGTCCAGGCCGAGCAGTTGCATCAGGAAGCGTTCCAGGCCGATAGCAAAGCCGCCGTGCGGCGGCATGCCGTACTTGAACACCTCCAGGTACGCCTCGAACGCGGTCAGATCGCTGATGCCGTGCTGCGCCAGCGCGGCGACATAATCCGCATAGCGGTGCAGGCGCTGACCGCCCGTCACCAGCTCTGTACCGCGAAACAGCAGGTCGAAGCTGTTGGAGAAGGCCGGATCGGCCAGGTTCGGATGGGTGTAGAACGGCCGCTTGCCCATCGGGTAACCGGTGACGAACAGGAAGTCGCTGCCCAACGTCTGCAGCGCCCATTGGCCCAACCAACGCTCATGCGCCGGCGCCAGGTCCGGCTCGTCGCGGCAATCTTCGCCCGTGGCCTGATAGATCATCTCCTGCGCGGCCGGGAAATAGACCCAGGGAATGTGGGCCACGATGCCCCCGGTGCCCGCGGCCGCCAGCGGCGAGATGGCGTCGGGCGCCGCGAACGCGGGCATCTTCACTCGCAGTTGCGCCAGTTCCACAGCCTGCGCATGGGTCAAATGCTGCAGGATGCCCTGAATGACCGCGGCCAACATCTCCATCACGTCGAAGTGATTCTCGATGAAGCCGAACTCCACGTCGAGGCTGACATATTCATTGATGTGCCGCGTCGTGTCGTGCGGCTCCGCGCGGAAGACAGGGCCAACCTCGAAGACGCGCTCGAAAATGCCGACCATCGTCTGCTTGTAGAACTGCGGGCTTTGCGCCAGGTACGCGGCGCGGCCAAAATAGTCAACCTTGAAGACATTGGCGCCGCTCTCCGTGGCTGACGCGACCAACTTGGGCGTTTGCACCTCGGTGAAGCCCAGGCCGGTCAGGGTGGCGCGGAAGCCGGCCATGATGCCCGCACTCAGTCGAAACAGCGCCCATTTGTTGGGGTGACGCAGCCCTACCACACCGTGATCGAGGAAGGTGCTGAGGGTTGCTTTGACTTCCTTCTTGTTGATCTCGAACGGCGGCGGCTCTGTCACCGCGGTGATGATGCGCACCTGGCAATCGTGTAGCTCGCAGCCGCCGGGCGCCTGCGCTTCCAGCGTCACGACCCCCGTCAGCTCCACCACGCTGCCTTCCACACAGCCGGCCAGCGGCGCCAATTGCTCCGGCGTCAACACCGCCTGGAACAGGCCGAAGCCGTCACGCAGGACCAGAAAGTTGATGGCGCCAATCTGGCGCAGGCGATGCACCCAGCCGCACAGGCGCACCCGTTGACCCACAGCGCGCCCGGCTTCGTTCGTGCGTACGCGCGGCGGCGCGGATATCACGGTTTCCATTGACATTTCTTCTCCTGACTTGAAAAAGCGCCGAACTTGTTCGGCACTCCCGGTCCGCTGGCATTTTCATCCACTCACGGATTCATGACCGCAGGCAGTTTCCCACTCGCCATCGTTTCGTCTCTGGATTCTACCAACCGCAACTGCTTGCGGGGCAACTTTCCCGCCAATATCTCGCCGTCTTCAATGCCGATAGTTCAACTATACCACAGGTGATTGTCCTGGCCTAAACGAAATATGGGTTATGCGGCGGCAAACAAGACAGCATCACACTTTTCGTAACGGCCGAGCCGCCGCATAACCCGGCGCCAGCGACTTCCTGGCGCCACTTGAACTGAGCCGTCCGGAAGATAAGCGATTCTTGGCAGCGCCGTTTTGAGGAGAAGCAGTGTTCAGGGCCGCATTCTGATCACCACCAATTTCTGCTTCAACGGCTGCTATCGGGGGGCGATATTCAGTTCGGCCCGTAACTGTTCGATAGTAATGACCTTTTCTTTCCGCGCACTTTAGCGGGCGCGTGCGATGCGCGCCTGAAATTGCGGATGGCGCAACAAGGCTTCTGCCCACCGAATCCCGTCCGCTCAGGCCCGACTCTTCCTACTCGTAAGCTTCTCAAATCGTATTCTGGGCGAAGCTCATCTTCCATTTTGTTGTCAACCTTGACACCATCTCGACCTGGTTCGCCTAACGGCAAGCGTCAGCCGCCGGGGCCGCCAACATCGTCAATCAGCTCAGATCCTCCCCGGTCGGCTGCACGGAATGTTGGGCAGCGGCCCCCCCGAACACGATCTGACCGGACGAGCCTGGCCGAACCAGCGACCCCTTCCATTCCAACCGCCTGCCCGTGAACGGCCGTCGCAGGACCGTCCAACGCCAACCGGTCTCCAATCTCCGGTCTCAGGACAGAGATCAGAGATCCGAGATCAGAGATCAGGTGTGTGGAAGACGAGAGTTCTCCGGTCTCTGGTCTCCAATCTCCGGTCTCCAATCTTCGGTCTCCGACAGACCCGCCCAACGGTAAGTGTAAGCTGCGGCTGCGCCGCGCTCAACCTACAATCCGGCGAACTACTCCTGGCGCAGCCGTCAGCTTGACACAGGGTTAGGCCCCCGCCCTGCCCCACGACCCGCAACGAGACCTGCCGCCCATGATGGCGACCATGCTCGCCCACCCGTATCAAGATGTTTCTTGGCAGGCGCTACAATCCGTGGCGGTTGTCCAAACTCAACCCTCCACGCGTGAGTCGCTGTGCCCCGCAAGTAGCGATTACTACGGCGGCTACCCCCCAATTGAGCGCCACATCCACCAGCGGATGCACCGCTGTGGATGCGAGAAACAACCCCGTCACAGCGATTGAGGCGTGAAACAAGAGCGCCAACCACAAGCTACCCTTCGTGTGATTATACACCCACGTGAACAGAATCGTGGTAGCCACCAGTGCCAACATCGCCCAGCCCAAGAATGTTTCGTGCATGGGATGGCCTTTGGTCAGCCAGAGTGGCAAATGCCAAATACTCCAGAGTCCGCCGAGAAGTAAACTGGCTCGCAAACTACTGCGGTGCGCTTGCAGGCGTGGTAACGCATAGCCACGCCAGCCGGGTTCTTCACCCATCGAGCTACCGATGAGCAACTGTTGCAGAAAGATGACCGGCAGAAAAGCAAGCACTGGCGCCGACTGCATGACTTCCTGTGGCATGGGATAAAGCTGGAGGAATGGCGGTTGGGCGAAGTTGGGGGCTGGACTACCCAACAGCATCGCAATGCCAGTTTTCGTCAGTGACAGAATGGCAGGCCACAGCAGCACAAACAAATACCCCTGGAAGCCCACGCGCCAAGTTGTCAGGCGGTCGAGCAAACGCTTGAAGCCAGTGCGACCATCGTAAAGGGCAGTGACAATGAGGGTGGCGAAAAATGGTCCGAATGCGCCAAGTAGACCGCTTACCGTTGAGTTGATGCGTAACGGAATAAGGTTGTACGAGGCCAACGCGTCGGGAATCCAGAATGTCCACGAAATACCGAAGGCCAGTACAAAAAAGACAACGAGAGAACGCGGCTTAGGCGTGTCGGTAAGCATGGATTTCACCTTGTGGTTTCTACTTGAAGTCGGTAGGTGCTTCCGCCATGCACACTGTCACATTGAACAGCCTAATAAGTGGTTCAGCCGCCGGGGCCGCCAACACCGTCAACCGGCCCAGATCCTCCCCGGTCGGTGTACGGAATGTTGGGCAGCGGTCCCCCGAGCACGACCTGACCGGACGAGCCTGGCCGAACCAGCGGCCCCTTCCATTCCAACCGCCTGCCCGTAAACGGCCGTCGAAGGGCCGTCCAACGCCAACCGGTCTCCAATCTCAGGACAGAGATCAGGTGTGTGGAAGGCAAGAGTTCTCCGGTCTCCGGTCTCCGGTCTCCAGCAGACCCGCCCAACGCCAACCGTCAGCCGCCGG contains these protein-coding regions:
- the aspS gene encoding aspartate--tRNA(Asn) ligase gives rise to the protein METVISAPPRVRTNEAGRAVGQRVRLCGWVHRLRQIGAINFLVLRDGFGLFQAVLTPEQLAPLAGCVEGSVVELTGVVTLEAQAPGGCELHDCQVRIITAVTEPPPFEINKKEVKATLSTFLDHGVVGLRHPNKWALFRLSAGIMAGFRATLTGLGFTEVQTPKLVASATESGANVFKVDYFGRAAYLAQSPQFYKQTMVGIFERVFEVGPVFRAEPHDTTRHINEYVSLDVEFGFIENHFDVMEMLAAVIQGILQHLTHAQAVELAQLRVKMPAFAAPDAISPLAAAGTGGIVAHIPWVYFPAAQEMIYQATGEDCRDEPDLAPAHERWLGQWALQTLGSDFLFVTGYPMGKRPFYTHPNLADPAFSNSFDLLFRGTELVTGGQRLHRYADYVAALAQHGISDLTAFEAYLEVFKYGMPPHGGFAIGLERFLMQLLGLDNIRLATLFPRDLGRLTP
- a CDS encoding CPBP family intramembrane metalloprotease; the encoded protein is MLTDTPKPRSLVVFFVLAFGISWTFWIPDALASYNLIPLRINSTVSGLLGAFGPFFATLIVTALYDGRTGFKRLLDRLTTWRVGFQGYLFVLLWPAILSLTKTGIAMLLGSPAPNFAQPPFLQLYPMPQEVMQSAPVLAFLPVIFLQQLLIGSSMGEEPGWRGYALPRLQAHRSSLRASLLLGGLWSIWHLPLWLTKGHPMHETFLGWAMLALVATTILFTWVYNHTKGSLWLALLFHASIAVTGLFLASTAVHPLVDVALNWGVAAVVIATCGAQRLTRGGLSLDNRHGL